A single Anatilimnocola floriformis DNA region contains:
- a CDS encoding molybdopterin-dependent oxidoreductase, producing the protein MTWLCLLWAVAVNPTLQTHFVADEPALVIIDQAGKKQSVTATEFGKLARRKVKATDYANAETEFEGVTLADLLQSAGVVFGKELKGKGAATVVVLEASDGYRIPITLLEIDPGTTEQVVLVADQRDGKPLSEKEGPFRLVIPGDKRQIRWIRMVRTIRLVNLQELPLIPTAPKDAAK; encoded by the coding sequence ATGACGTGGCTTTGTTTGCTGTGGGCCGTGGCGGTAAATCCCACGTTGCAGACACACTTCGTCGCCGACGAACCGGCGCTCGTCATTATCGACCAAGCCGGCAAAAAACAGTCCGTCACCGCTACGGAGTTCGGCAAGCTCGCGCGTCGGAAAGTCAAAGCCACCGACTACGCCAATGCCGAAACCGAGTTCGAGGGAGTCACACTCGCCGACCTGCTGCAATCGGCAGGCGTGGTGTTCGGCAAAGAGCTAAAGGGAAAGGGAGCGGCCACAGTGGTCGTGCTCGAGGCCAGCGATGGCTATCGCATTCCGATTACGCTGCTCGAGATCGACCCTGGCACCACGGAGCAAGTCGTGCTGGTCGCGGATCAGCGTGACGGCAAACCTTTGAGCGAGAAGGAAGGCCCTTTCCGTCTGGTGATTCCCGGTGATAAGCGGCAGATCCGCTGGATTCGGATGGTCCGCACCATTCGGCTGGTGAATCTGCAGGAACTGCCGCTGATCCCGACAGCACCTAAAGACGCCGCCAAGTAG
- the scpB gene encoding SMC-Scp complex subunit ScpB gives MAQYANLADGSEARTLIRHLNEHYDRLGRAFRVEQVAGGFQLMTRRLFSSWLRRLGHVPPELRLSAPALETLAVIAYRQPTPRADIEAIRGVNCGEVIRQLMERDLVRIGSRSEELGRPYLYNTTKRFLQLFGLVNLDDLPRAREMRAWAAASLETSPQQHLATANPNLPLPVDSFSPATDEPYTEST, from the coding sequence TTGGCCCAATACGCCAACTTGGCGGATGGCAGCGAAGCCCGTACACTAATCCGCCACTTGAACGAACACTACGATCGGCTCGGCAGGGCTTTTCGCGTGGAACAAGTGGCTGGCGGTTTTCAGCTGATGACCCGCCGGTTGTTCAGTTCCTGGCTGCGTCGGCTGGGGCACGTGCCGCCGGAGTTAAGATTGTCGGCACCCGCCCTGGAAACGCTAGCGGTAATTGCCTATCGTCAACCAACTCCGCGGGCCGATATTGAGGCCATTCGCGGGGTGAACTGCGGCGAAGTGATTCGCCAACTGATGGAACGAGACCTCGTTCGCATCGGCTCGCGCAGCGAAGAACTAGGCCGACCTTACTTATACAACACAACCAAACGGTTCCTCCAATTATTCGGACTGGTGAATTTAGACGACCTCCCACGGGCTCGTGAAATGCGAGCCTGGGCGGCGGCCAGCTTGGAAACGTCGCCGCAGCAACACCTTGCGACGGCGAACCCAAACCTGCCTTTGCCTGTCGATTCTTTCTCACCAGCAACCGATGAACCGTACACCGAATCAACGTAG
- a CDS encoding SMI1/KNR4 family protein — translation MLDYARWLSDSASFLDAMRGLPGDIQIELNIAPPVELSELASLQNASRLRIPTSLKQFWMQGSRHARGTYSWDAPAAFRSQIEVAFSNWSSTHVWGGPEFTPAEDVCRLTHDLVSWSEGFGEEYPRDARLWLHSFPLIPAGNGDHVGLYVRDDTDDPPVVFLCHDGGSAIIAPNLDTFLRRWEDVGYLGVEFIMNFCRPEQQFAPAAFSIGREAVRSLLMGVARADLVKPGHAMTLKEWQQCVAPERMIDWLEERGALHQSRLRVYACACCRRLWDRLGTWTQRALEVAERYTRGEATESELREAQKWLSEGDSGKQIQQQFPPVELMLGNVLNFVGNPNAENPLADPEYAAAVERFTGAIRDSANFSKTQGPLHDIAHTAIMAHSWISQRITSHLDDPEIATERAAHADLIRQVFAFPS, via the coding sequence ATGCTAGACTACGCGCGCTGGTTATCGGATTCCGCCTCCTTCCTCGACGCGATGCGCGGTTTGCCGGGCGATATTCAAATTGAGTTGAATATCGCCCCGCCAGTGGAACTGAGCGAACTTGCGTCGCTGCAGAACGCATCGCGGCTCCGCATCCCCACTTCGCTCAAGCAGTTTTGGATGCAAGGTTCGCGGCACGCGCGCGGCACTTACTCGTGGGATGCACCGGCAGCATTCCGCTCTCAGATCGAAGTGGCATTCTCGAATTGGTCATCGACGCACGTTTGGGGTGGTCCCGAGTTCACTCCTGCCGAGGATGTTTGCAGATTGACCCACGACCTAGTGAGTTGGTCAGAAGGATTTGGAGAGGAATACCCTCGCGACGCTCGCCTCTGGCTGCACTCCTTTCCGTTGATTCCTGCCGGCAACGGCGATCATGTCGGACTATACGTGCGCGACGACACCGACGACCCGCCGGTCGTATTCTTATGCCACGATGGTGGCAGCGCCATCATCGCGCCCAATTTGGATACGTTTCTGCGCCGCTGGGAAGATGTCGGTTACTTGGGGGTCGAATTCATTATGAATTTTTGCCGGCCCGAGCAGCAGTTTGCTCCTGCGGCATTTTCGATCGGCCGCGAGGCGGTCAGGTCTCTGCTCATGGGAGTAGCGAGAGCAGACCTCGTAAAGCCTGGGCACGCCATGACGCTCAAAGAGTGGCAGCAGTGCGTCGCCCCAGAACGGATGATCGATTGGCTTGAGGAGCGCGGCGCGCTGCACCAATCGCGACTGCGCGTCTATGCGTGCGCCTGCTGCCGGCGATTGTGGGATCGCTTGGGTACGTGGACTCAGCGAGCTTTGGAGGTGGCGGAACGCTACACGCGCGGCGAAGCGACGGAGAGCGAACTGCGCGAAGCCCAGAAATGGCTATCAGAAGGCGACTCAGGCAAGCAAATTCAGCAGCAGTTTCCGCCAGTGGAATTGATGCTTGGCAACGTCCTTAATTTCGTCGGCAATCCGAATGCAGAGAACCCCTTGGCAGATCCTGAATACGCTGCGGCCGTTGAACGCTTTACGGGGGCCATCCGCGACTCGGCTAACTTCAGCAAGACGCAGGGCCCGCTGCATGACATTGCGCACACAGCGATTATGGCCCACTCATGGATATCCCAGCGAATTACCTCGCACCTTGACGATCCTGAAATTGCCACCGAGCGCGCTGCGCATGCGGATCTGATCCGACAAGTATTTGCATTTCCATCCTGA
- a CDS encoding ThuA domain-containing protein: MKFTSSLLRSLCLAAALASFLAGQFGSPVCAQDAKPIRVLMVTGGCCHDYEAQKLILSEGLTARANVEWKIVHEGKDRTDKVSIYANADWAKGFDVILHNECYGAIEDVEYVERIAKPHFEGVPAVMLHCSTHSYRAAKTDEWRQAIGQTSMSHEKSRDLTIKVLAADHPVMKGFPDGWVSPMDELYKNEKLWPNLIPLAKSYGEDTKKDHVVIWTNTYGKGKVFGTTLGHGNATMRDPVYLDLVARGLLWACDKLDENGKPKEGYGAVKATK, from the coding sequence ATGAAATTCACCTCTTCGTTGCTTCGATCGTTGTGCCTTGCTGCGGCGCTGGCAAGTTTTCTGGCAGGGCAATTCGGTTCGCCGGTTTGCGCGCAAGACGCGAAGCCCATTCGCGTGCTCATGGTCACCGGCGGTTGCTGCCATGACTATGAGGCGCAGAAGTTGATTCTTTCCGAAGGACTGACTGCTCGGGCCAATGTGGAGTGGAAGATCGTACATGAGGGGAAGGATCGCACCGACAAGGTTAGCATTTATGCCAATGCGGATTGGGCCAAAGGCTTTGATGTAATTCTGCACAACGAGTGCTATGGCGCCATCGAAGACGTCGAGTACGTAGAACGCATTGCCAAGCCGCACTTCGAAGGTGTGCCCGCTGTGATGCTGCATTGCTCGACGCACAGCTATCGCGCGGCGAAAACCGACGAATGGCGGCAAGCGATCGGTCAGACTTCGATGAGCCATGAGAAGTCGCGCGACCTGACCATCAAAGTCCTCGCCGCCGACCATCCGGTGATGAAGGGCTTTCCCGATGGCTGGGTGAGCCCGATGGATGAACTCTACAAGAACGAAAAGCTTTGGCCGAATCTGATTCCGCTTGCTAAGTCCTATGGCGAAGACACGAAGAAAGATCACGTGGTGATCTGGACCAACACCTACGGCAAGGGAAAAGTCTTCGGCACGACGCTGGGTCACGGCAACGCGACGATGCGCGATCCTGTTTATCTCGACCTCGTCGCCCGCGGTTTGCTGTGGGCTTGCGATAAGCTCGATGAAAACGGCAAGCCCAAAGAGGGTTACGGGGCAGTGAAAGCGACAAAGTAA
- a CDS encoding BtpA/SgcQ family protein: protein MPLSAWKHLPLPVIGMVHLPPLPGAPRNELPLTKILDLALRDAEALLTGGVPGLMIENFGDTPFYPGPNPPATVAQLTWLFAKIKELAGPAIPCGVNVLRNDGVSALAVAAAAGGEFIRVNVLSGARVTDQGIIQGGAHEVLRERRRLNAGQVQIWADVDVKHSVPLAPRPITDEVADLVHRAHSDAVIVTGRSTGAAIEREDLEQVKSAAEGCPVILGSGVNAATISSMRGIASAAIVGSALKVDGRATSPVDPRRVAELMQALS from the coding sequence ATGCCGCTCTCTGCTTGGAAACACCTGCCGCTGCCGGTCATCGGCATGGTTCATCTGCCGCCGCTTCCGGGTGCGCCGCGCAACGAATTGCCGCTCACTAAGATTCTCGACCTCGCGCTGAGGGATGCGGAAGCGCTACTCACAGGCGGCGTTCCCGGGCTGATGATCGAGAATTTCGGCGACACGCCGTTCTATCCCGGGCCGAATCCACCGGCCACAGTCGCGCAGTTGACTTGGCTGTTTGCCAAGATCAAAGAGCTCGCAGGGCCTGCGATTCCCTGCGGAGTGAATGTGTTGCGTAACGACGGCGTTTCGGCGCTCGCCGTTGCAGCCGCGGCTGGTGGCGAATTTATTCGGGTGAACGTTCTCAGCGGCGCCCGCGTGACCGATCAGGGAATCATTCAAGGCGGCGCGCATGAGGTATTGCGCGAACGTCGCCGCTTGAACGCCGGGCAGGTACAGATCTGGGCCGATGTCGATGTGAAACACTCGGTGCCCCTCGCGCCGCGGCCGATCACCGACGAAGTGGCCGACCTTGTCCACCGCGCGCATTCCGACGCAGTGATCGTCACCGGCCGTAGCACCGGCGCAGCGATCGAACGCGAGGATCTCGAGCAAGTGAAGTCCGCCGCCGAAGGTTGTCCCGTTATTCTCGGCAGCGGTGTCAACGCGGCGACGATTTCTTCCATGCGCGGAATTGCTTCGGCCGCGATCGTGGGTTCGGCGCTCAAGGTCGATGGTCGCGCGACGAGTCCGGTGGATCCGCGGCGCGTGGCTGAACTGATGCAGGCGCTGAGCTAG
- the pyrH gene encoding UMP kinase has protein sequence MATAAFKRIILKLSGESLSHAGERGIGVEEVVHIAGQVKQAYDLGCQIGLVVGGGNILRGSQFKGARTGIQEPTAHYMGMLATVINALALQDALESIGCQTRAMTAIRMDGVAEPYIRRRAKRHLEKGRIVILAAGTGSPFVTTDTAAAQRAMELEAQILMKATKVDGVYSDDPERNPHAMLYSELTYNAVREQNLRVMDSTAIAHCMEHNMPILVFNYRKAGNIARAVGGEKVGTLISNKAS, from the coding sequence ATGGCCACTGCCGCCTTCAAACGAATCATTCTCAAGCTCTCTGGCGAAAGCCTCAGCCATGCCGGTGAGCGGGGGATTGGTGTCGAAGAGGTCGTGCATATCGCCGGCCAGGTAAAGCAAGCCTACGATCTGGGTTGCCAGATCGGCCTGGTGGTGGGGGGAGGAAATATACTGCGCGGCTCGCAGTTCAAAGGGGCTCGCACCGGCATTCAAGAGCCAACCGCTCATTACATGGGCATGTTGGCCACGGTGATCAATGCTCTGGCCCTGCAAGATGCGCTCGAAAGCATCGGTTGCCAGACCCGCGCGATGACGGCCATTCGCATGGATGGCGTCGCCGAACCTTACATCCGCCGCCGCGCCAAACGGCATCTGGAAAAAGGTCGGATCGTGATTCTCGCCGCTGGTACGGGAAGTCCGTTCGTGACTACCGACACGGCTGCCGCGCAGCGCGCCATGGAGCTCGAAGCCCAGATTCTGATGAAGGCCACGAAGGTTGATGGGGTGTACAGCGACGATCCCGAACGCAATCCGCACGCGATGCTCTACAGCGAGCTGACTTACAACGCGGTTCGCGAGCAGAACCTGCGGGTGATGGACAGCACGGCCATCGCTCACTGCATGGAACACAACATGCCGATTCTGGTCTTCAATTACCGCAAAGCGGGTAACATCGCCCGGGCTGTCGGCGGCGAAAAAGTCGGCACGCTGATCAGCAACAAGGCTTCGTAG
- a CDS encoding aldo/keto reductase has protein sequence MKFRRLGRTNWQVSEIGYGMWGMAGWTGSDLDEVNRALRYSVELGCNFFDTAWGYGAGKSEAILGQLVRDFPDRKLYTATKIPPKNWKWPSRREFTLEDCFPPEHIEKYVTDSLKNAGLPSFDLMQFHTWEDSWLQDDRWYHKLSDLKSQGLFHAIGISQNRWEPWNGVAAVKSGLIDCVQVIYNIFDQNPVDELFPACREHDVGVIARVPFDEGTLTGTLTKQSTWPADDWRSSYFVPENLNSSVDHAEALRPLVPANMTMAEMALRFILSEPTVSTIIPGMRSLKNVAANMATSDAGALDAQLLGQLAEHRWDRQPTAWSQ, from the coding sequence ATGAAGTTTCGTCGACTAGGTCGGACTAACTGGCAAGTGAGCGAAATCGGCTATGGCATGTGGGGGATGGCCGGCTGGACAGGTTCCGACCTGGACGAGGTGAATCGCGCGCTGCGTTACTCCGTGGAGCTCGGCTGCAATTTTTTCGACACAGCCTGGGGATATGGCGCCGGCAAGAGCGAAGCGATTCTCGGTCAGCTCGTGCGCGACTTTCCCGATCGCAAACTTTATACGGCGACCAAGATTCCGCCGAAGAACTGGAAATGGCCCAGCCGGCGCGAGTTTACGTTGGAGGATTGCTTCCCGCCTGAGCACATCGAAAAGTATGTCACCGATAGTTTGAAGAACGCCGGCCTGCCGTCGTTCGACTTGATGCAATTTCACACTTGGGAAGACAGCTGGTTGCAGGACGACCGTTGGTATCACAAGTTGTCCGACCTGAAATCGCAGGGGCTCTTTCACGCGATCGGCATTAGTCAGAACCGCTGGGAACCCTGGAATGGCGTGGCTGCGGTGAAGAGCGGGCTGATCGACTGCGTGCAGGTGATCTACAACATCTTCGATCAGAACCCCGTCGATGAACTCTTTCCTGCTTGTCGCGAGCACGACGTCGGTGTGATCGCACGCGTGCCGTTTGACGAAGGCACGCTGACGGGAACTTTGACGAAGCAATCGACCTGGCCAGCTGACGATTGGCGCAGCAGCTACTTCGTGCCGGAAAACCTGAACTCCAGTGTCGATCACGCCGAGGCGCTGCGTCCACTCGTTCCGGCAAACATGACGATGGCAGAGATGGCCCTCCGGTTCATTCTTTCCGAACCAACGGTCAGCACCATCATCCCTGGCATGCGATCGCTGAAGAACGTCGCAGCCAACATGGCCACTAGCGACGCCGGCGCGCTCGATGCGCAACTGCTCGGCCAACTCGCCGAGCATCGTTGGGACCGTCAGCCGACGGCGTGGTCGCAGTAG
- a CDS encoding Gfo/Idh/MocA family protein, protein MKLSRRDFVENAILAATAALATGAAKNAFAQEESSAAKVGPNDKLRVAVIGVNGQGGGHIGEWVKNPDVDLVAICDADPGAFGRREGQFKDLKNPPKYVQDIRKLLEDKTIDAVSIATPNHWHALMAIWAMQAGKDVYVEKPCSHNVQEGRVITQWARKLGRICQMGVQSRSMTGMRQTLEFVHSGKLGKVTAAHAICYRQRDSIGLVDTEAPIPKGMDFDLWCGPAPHVVPKRKKLHYDWHWVRATGNGDLGNQNPHELDKARWGLGKQELPKRVVSLGGRLGYIDNGDVANSQVTIFQWDDALLISDVRGLPIKSPVTFGLPGGGPFKGAANIWYGTEGYAVGPNYTSGVAFDYDGKELGKWSGGSYQAHFANFVKAIRSRNHKDLHLDIEDGHLSSALAHLGNVSWQLGKAVPLGTRPSMLAEDKHVVKTLTSFEEHLKEHNIDVTKTPFALGQELVIDPKTELSTDDAANKLFTREYRKGYDLPRV, encoded by the coding sequence ATGAAACTTTCACGTCGTGACTTTGTTGAAAACGCCATCCTGGCCGCTACCGCTGCCCTGGCGACCGGCGCGGCCAAGAATGCCTTCGCTCAAGAAGAGTCTTCCGCCGCCAAGGTCGGTCCGAACGACAAACTGCGGGTCGCGGTCATCGGCGTGAACGGTCAGGGCGGCGGCCACATCGGCGAATGGGTCAAGAATCCCGATGTCGATCTGGTGGCGATTTGCGATGCTGATCCCGGCGCGTTCGGCCGGCGCGAAGGGCAATTCAAGGACCTGAAGAACCCGCCGAAGTATGTGCAGGACATTCGCAAGCTGCTCGAAGACAAGACCATCGATGCCGTTTCGATCGCTACGCCGAATCACTGGCACGCACTGATGGCCATTTGGGCGATGCAGGCCGGCAAGGATGTGTACGTTGAAAAGCCCTGCAGCCACAACGTGCAAGAAGGCCGCGTGATCACGCAGTGGGCTCGTAAGCTCGGCCGCATTTGCCAGATGGGCGTGCAGAGTCGCAGCATGACGGGCATGCGGCAGACGCTGGAGTTCGTCCACAGCGGCAAACTCGGCAAAGTGACTGCCGCTCACGCCATTTGTTATCGCCAGCGCGACAGCATCGGTCTGGTCGATACCGAAGCGCCGATTCCCAAGGGAATGGATTTCGATCTGTGGTGCGGCCCCGCGCCACATGTTGTGCCGAAGCGGAAGAAGCTGCACTACGACTGGCACTGGGTGCGTGCGACCGGCAACGGCGACCTCGGCAATCAAAACCCGCATGAACTCGACAAAGCCCGCTGGGGTCTCGGCAAACAAGAGTTGCCCAAACGTGTCGTCAGCCTCGGCGGCCGGCTCGGTTACATCGACAACGGCGACGTCGCCAACAGCCAGGTCACCATCTTTCAATGGGACGACGCGCTGCTGATCTCCGACGTCCGCGGCCTCCCGATCAAATCGCCAGTAACATTCGGCTTGCCCGGCGGCGGGCCGTTCAAAGGCGCCGCGAACATTTGGTACGGCACCGAGGGCTATGCGGTTGGTCCCAACTACACTTCGGGAGTCGCCTTCGATTACGACGGCAAAGAGCTCGGCAAATGGAGCGGCGGCAGCTACCAGGCCCACTTCGCCAACTTCGTGAAAGCGATCCGCAGCCGCAACCACAAGGACTTGCATCTCGACATCGAAGACGGCCACCTGTCGAGCGCTCTGGCCCACCTCGGCAACGTCTCATGGCAACTCGGCAAAGCAGTGCCCCTCGGCACTCGCCCCAGCATGCTCGCCGAAGACAAGCACGTGGTGAAAACACTCACCAGCTTCGAAGAGCACCTGAAGGAACACAACATCGACGTCACGAAGACACCGTTCGCGCTCGGCCAAGAGCTGGTCATCGATCCGAAGACGGAATTGTCGACCGACGACGCGGCGAACAAGTTGTTTACGCGCGAGTATCGGAAGGGATATGACTTGCCGCGGGTGTAG
- the dinB gene encoding DNA polymerase IV — MILHVDMDAFYASVEEREDPRLVGQPVIVGGAAAGRGVVAAANYEARKYGVHSAMASARAYRLCPQAVVIRPRIDFYAAVSRQIREIFARYTPIIEPLSLDEAFLDVRGSLSLFGSAAKIGKMIKTQIRDELRLVASIGVAPNKFLAKIASDLRKPDAFVVVEPDQVQSFLDPLPVSRLWGVGKVTQGTFARLGLQTIDQLRKLSVKELTAIIGSAGEHYWRLAQGLDERAVVPDREAKSISNETTFAEDIQDDEVLQDWLAELVDQVARRLRSHDLKGRTIEIKIRHADFQTLTRSFTLRAATNITSELWDAAKTLFADKIAGQHPPIRLLGFGVHGIGEAAAPRQQDLFGEDNRDKQRQLDQVADQIVARFGKQSLRRGRNANRPQ, encoded by the coding sequence GTGATTCTGCACGTTGACATGGACGCTTTCTATGCGTCGGTTGAAGAACGTGAAGATCCGCGACTCGTCGGCCAGCCGGTGATCGTGGGCGGCGCTGCCGCGGGCCGCGGTGTGGTGGCGGCTGCCAACTACGAAGCTCGCAAGTACGGCGTGCACAGCGCCATGGCTTCGGCGCGAGCTTATCGGCTGTGTCCGCAAGCCGTCGTCATTCGGCCGCGGATTGATTTCTATGCGGCGGTGTCGCGGCAGATCCGCGAGATCTTTGCCCGCTATACGCCCATCATCGAGCCGTTGTCGCTCGACGAAGCTTTTCTCGATGTCCGCGGCAGCCTGTCGTTGTTCGGCTCGGCAGCAAAGATTGGCAAGATGATCAAGACGCAGATTCGCGACGAGCTGCGGCTGGTCGCCTCGATCGGCGTGGCGCCGAATAAGTTCCTCGCCAAGATCGCCAGCGATTTGCGAAAGCCCGACGCATTTGTCGTAGTTGAGCCAGACCAGGTCCAATCTTTTCTCGATCCGCTACCGGTGAGCCGCTTGTGGGGCGTCGGCAAAGTAACGCAGGGAACGTTTGCCCGCCTCGGCCTGCAAACCATCGACCAGTTGCGCAAGTTATCCGTCAAAGAACTGACCGCCATCATCGGCAGCGCGGGTGAGCACTACTGGCGTCTTGCGCAAGGCCTGGATGAGCGCGCCGTGGTGCCCGATCGCGAAGCGAAGTCGATCTCGAATGAGACGACTTTTGCGGAAGATATTCAGGACGACGAAGTGCTGCAGGATTGGCTGGCGGAGCTGGTCGATCAAGTGGCCCGCCGCCTGCGTAGCCATGATTTGAAGGGACGCACCATCGAAATCAAGATTCGCCATGCCGACTTTCAGACGCTCACTCGTTCGTTCACCCTGCGCGCGGCGACCAACATTACCAGCGAACTTTGGGACGCTGCGAAAACCTTGTTCGCCGACAAGATCGCCGGCCAGCATCCGCCGATCCGCCTGCTCGGCTTCGGCGTGCATGGCATCGGAGAAGCTGCAGCGCCCCGGCAGCAAGACTTATTCGGCGAAGACAACCGCGACAAGCAACGGCAACTCGATCAGGTGGCCGATCAAATCGTGGCTCGCTTCGGCAAGCAATCGTTGCGTCGCGGGCGAAATGCGAACCGGCCACAGTAG
- a CDS encoding sugar phosphate isomerase/epimerase family protein: MSLSRRRFLAISAAAAAGATWFDVPQVLAKANLLADDPWGGFPLGAQSYSLRDFDVVAAVRHLQGMGLHYAEFFNKHLDAKATDEKIAETQKLLKDADIKLSGHGVHGFGKDHEANRKLFDFAKKIGVRVITANPTPDSYDSLDKLVAEYDIRIAIHNHGPGALFDKLESVKKAVEGRHKNFGSCVDCGHFIRSGEDPVKCVLELGDRVFGVHIKDEKESNTPKSSNVVIGKGHLDVVGLFKALKKIKFPADGSLALEYEANPKDPISDMKQCLDVAKEAIAKANA; the protein is encoded by the coding sequence ATGTCCCTCTCCCGCCGACGCTTTCTCGCCATCTCTGCCGCTGCTGCGGCCGGAGCTACCTGGTTCGACGTCCCGCAAGTCCTCGCCAAGGCCAATCTGCTGGCCGATGATCCGTGGGGCGGTTTTCCGCTCGGTGCGCAGAGCTACTCGCTGCGTGACTTCGACGTCGTCGCCGCCGTCCGGCACTTGCAAGGCATGGGTCTGCACTACGCCGAGTTCTTCAACAAGCATCTCGATGCCAAAGCCACCGACGAAAAAATCGCCGAGACGCAAAAGCTCCTCAAAGATGCCGACATCAAGCTCTCGGGCCACGGCGTGCATGGCTTTGGCAAGGATCACGAAGCCAACCGCAAGCTGTTCGACTTTGCCAAGAAGATCGGCGTCCGTGTGATTACGGCCAATCCCACGCCCGACTCGTACGACAGCCTCGACAAGCTCGTCGCCGAGTACGATATCCGCATCGCCATTCACAATCACGGCCCGGGCGCGCTGTTCGACAAGCTCGAAAGCGTCAAGAAAGCCGTCGAAGGTCGCCACAAGAACTTCGGCTCGTGCGTCGACTGCGGCCACTTCATTCGCAGCGGCGAAGATCCGGTGAAGTGCGTTCTCGAGCTCGGCGATCGCGTGTTCGGTGTGCACATCAAGGACGAAAAAGAGTCGAACACGCCGAAGTCGAGCAACGTCGTCATCGGCAAGGGGCACCTCGATGTGGTCGGCCTGTTCAAGGCGCTAAAGAAGATCAAATTCCCCGCCGATGGTTCGTTGGCCCTCGAATACGAAGCCAATCCGAAAGATCCGATCAGCGACATGAAGCAGTGCCTGGATGTCGCCAAGGAAGCGATCGCCAAAGCGAATGCGTAA